From Chryseobacterium salivictor, a single genomic window includes:
- a CDS encoding glycogen synthase, with translation MRIFNLSIECYPVAKVGGLADVVGALPKYLNKIDGVEASVIMPWYNKPFVHDHSFELVFDGWIHQHRQSFQVQVMKERSKVLGFDLYLVKIPGLLDRDNPYGYWDESQQFLAFQHGVLHWLTAMEIRPDVLHCHDYHTGLVPFMVENCPEFSFLKGVKTIGTIHNGEYQGQMSWEMINYFPWFDGAKWGLLDWDGYINPLAAMIKCCHSFNAVSGGYMDELFENFRGLETLVRQEYAKANGIINGIDTEIWDPEVDPFLAFNYGKKDADSGKWKNKKEICEEYGLNPNLPLFSFIGRFAGEKGADFLPEIVWKSIRETYGALNIIILGSGDKNIENQLSELSHSFSNFALDLGYKEYLSHKIYASSDFLLMPSRVEPCGLNQMYAMRYGTVPIVRYTGGLRDTVEDISTGGSGLNFGEASANAAVHAIHRALHIFHKEGLMKQLVQSNMNFDFSWEKSAEKYLELYEK, from the coding sequence ATGAGAATATTTAACCTTTCTATCGAATGTTATCCTGTCGCCAAAGTTGGCGGACTTGCCGATGTGGTAGGAGCATTGCCTAAATATCTCAATAAAATCGATGGGGTGGAAGCCAGCGTAATTATGCCCTGGTACAATAAACCGTTCGTTCACGACCACAGTTTCGAGCTGGTTTTTGACGGTTGGATTCATCAGCACCGGCAAAGTTTTCAAGTTCAGGTCATGAAAGAACGTTCCAAAGTTTTAGGTTTTGATTTGTATTTGGTGAAAATTCCGGGACTTTTGGACCGGGATAATCCTTACGGATACTGGGATGAAAGTCAGCAGTTTCTGGCTTTTCAACATGGAGTACTGCATTGGCTGACCGCCATGGAGATTCGCCCCGACGTTTTGCACTGCCATGATTATCATACCGGTCTGGTTCCTTTTATGGTAGAAAATTGTCCTGAGTTTAGTTTTCTAAAGGGCGTAAAAACAATCGGTACCATTCATAACGGCGAATATCAAGGGCAGATGAGTTGGGAAATGATTAATTATTTTCCCTGGTTTGATGGCGCGAAATGGGGTTTGCTGGATTGGGACGGCTACATCAATCCATTGGCTGCGATGATAAAATGTTGCCATTCTTTCAATGCTGTTTCTGGCGGTTATATGGATGAACTGTTTGAAAATTTCCGCGGTCTGGAAACTTTAGTCAGACAGGAATATGCAAAAGCAAACGGTATTATCAACGGCATAGATACCGAAATATGGGATCCTGAAGTCGATCCGTTCCTCGCTTTTAATTATGGAAAAAAAGATGCTGACTCCGGTAAGTGGAAAAATAAAAAAGAGATTTGCGAAGAATATGGTCTGAATCCCAATTTGCCGCTGTTCAGTTTCATCGGTAGATTTGCGGGCGAAAAAGGAGCCGATTTTTTACCGGAAATCGTCTGGAAAAGTATCCGGGAAACCTACGGCGCTTTGAATATCATTATTTTAGGTTCAGGTGATAAAAATATCGAAAATCAATTGTCGGAATTGTCTCATTCTTTTTCAAATTTCGCTCTGGATCTGGGGTACAAAGAATATTTATCCCATAAAATTTATGCTTCTTCCGATTTTTTATTAATGCCTTCCAGAGTGGAACCCTGCGGACTCAACCAAATGTACGCCATGCGGTACGGAACCGTTCCGATCGTCAGATATACCGGTGGTTTACGGGATACAGTAGAAGATATCTCAACAGGCGGAAGCGGACTCAATTTCGGTGAAGCAAGTGCAAATGCCGCTGTTCATGCAATCCATCGCGCTTTGCATATTTTTCATAAAGAGGGTTTGATGAAACAGTTGGTGCAATCGAATATGAATTTTGATTTCTCCTGGGAAAAATCTGCCGAGAAATACCTGGAGCTTTATGAAAAGTAA
- a CDS encoding EamA family transporter, giving the protein MEKKNMLKGVLYVALGASIFGMLATFVKLSYQDGYTTSEVTTAQFVLGLTGLFILNLIQKKTSKKPLAQPTPKEIKMLMLAGTSLGCTSLFYYICVQYINVSIAIVLLMQSVWFSVVIESVISKKFPNAKKVVATVIVLIGTFFATNMINLDVKLDLHGVFWGLMAAASFSMTMFTSNKIATHIPVLRKSMIMLSGGAVIVFLFLFFAQIGPLHFEVLKTFYLNFTDNTDHIRAFDFSIFYTYGFILALFGTIIPPTLFNLGFPKTGLGLGSIVSSLELPVSVTMAFVLLGEKVILIQWMGILLILFAIVLMNLPSKKKELQPNYLKVDH; this is encoded by the coding sequence ATGGAAAAGAAAAATATGTTAAAAGGGGTTTTGTATGTTGCGCTGGGAGCAAGTATTTTCGGCATGTTGGCCACGTTTGTTAAATTGTCTTATCAAGACGGATATACGACCTCCGAAGTTACCACGGCACAATTCGTTCTGGGATTGACAGGTTTATTTATTTTAAATCTGATACAGAAAAAAACTTCAAAAAAACCACTTGCCCAGCCAACGCCCAAAGAGATTAAAATGTTGATGCTGGCAGGAACATCTTTAGGCTGTACCAGTCTATTTTACTATATCTGCGTTCAGTATATCAATGTATCTATCGCAATCGTATTGTTGATGCAGTCGGTCTGGTTCAGCGTTGTTATAGAAAGTGTAATATCGAAAAAATTTCCTAATGCCAAAAAGGTGGTCGCAACTGTAATCGTTCTGATCGGAACATTCTTCGCAACCAATATGATTAATCTGGACGTTAAATTGGATTTGCACGGTGTTTTTTGGGGACTGATGGCGGCAGCGTCATTCAGCATGACGATGTTCACTTCCAATAAAATAGCAACCCATATTCCGGTGTTGAGGAAAAGTATGATTATGCTTTCCGGAGGCGCTGTCATTGTATTTCTGTTTCTCTTTTTTGCACAGATCGGTCCTCTGCATTTTGAGGTGTTGAAAACATTTTATTTGAATTTTACAGATAATACAGACCATATCAGGGCTTTTGATTTTTCGATATTCTATACTTACGGTTTCATTCTGGCTTTGTTCGGAACGATTATTCCGCCGACTTTGTTTAATCTCGGGTTTCCAAAAACAGGTTTAGGATTGGGAAGTATTGTTTCGTCTCTGGAGCTGCCGGTTTCCGTTACGATGGCATTTGTATTATTGGGTGAAAAAGTTATTTTAATCCAATGGATGGGGATTCTTTTAATACTTTTTGCGATCGTGTTGATGAATTTGCCTTCCAAAAAAAAGGAATTACAGCCCAATTATCTGAAAGTAGATCATTAA